acctgttccctattttgtcttctgattagagtccctatttctccccttgttttccacttctgtccttgtcggatccttgtctattgttcaccgtgctgtgtctgtgtatcgccctgtcgtgtcgtgtttccctcagatgctgcgtggtgagcaggtgtctgagtctgctacgttcaagtgccttcccgaggcaacctgcagttcttgatcgagtctccagtctgttctcgtcattacgagtggaattatgtcttatgtttgtagaattactttactggattaaagactctgttttcgccaagtcgcttttgggtcctcattcacctgcataacagatgtatttcaaggcctaccctcAAAcccagtgcttctttgcttgacatcatgggaaaatcaaaagaaatcagccaagatctcagaagagaaatgtagacctccacaagtctggttcatccttgggacctatttccaaacgcctgaaggtaccacgttcatctgtacaaacaatagtatgcaagtataaacaccatgggaccacgcagccgttgtacagctcaggaaggagatttgttctgtctcctagagatgaacctatTTTGgtgtacgaaaagtgcaaatcaatcccagaacaacagcaaaggaccttgtgaagatgctggaggaaacagatacaaaagtatctatatccacagtaaaacgagtcatatatcgacataacctgaaaggccgctcagcaaggaagaagcacctgctccaaaaccgccatgaaaaagccagactatggtttgccactgcacatggggacaaagattgtactttttggagaaatgtcctatggtctgatgaaacaaaaatataactgtttagctataatgaccattgttatgtttggaggaaaaagggggaggctagcaagccgaagaacaccatcccaaccgtgaagcactggggtggcagcatcatgttgtgggggtgctttgctgcaggagggactggtgcacttcacaaaatagatggtatcatgaggaaagaaaattatgtggatatattgaagcaacaactcaagacatcagtcaggaagttaaagcttggtcgcaaatgggtcttccaaatggacaatgacccaaagcatacttccaaagttgtggcaaaatggcttaaggacatcaaagtcaaggtattggagtggccatcacaaagccctgacctcaatcccatagaacatttgtgggcagaactgaaaaagtgtgtgcaagcaaggaggcctacaaacctggttcagttgcaccagctctgtcaggaggaatgggccaaaattcacccaacttattgtgggaagcttgtggaaggctacctgaaacgtttgacccaagttaaacactttaaaggcaatgttaccaaatactaattgagtgtatgtaaacttctgacccactgggaatgtgatgaaagaaatgaaagcggatataaatcattctctctactattattctgacatttcacattcttaaaatgaagtggtgatcctatctggCCTAAAACAagatactaggattaaatgtcaggaattgtgaaaaactgagtttaaatgtatttggctaaggtgtatgtaaacttccgacaacaACTGTATTGGTATCACATCCGAGGTGAGGATTTACACATTTTTCTCCCGTGTACAACTGTGTCACGACTGGGGTCCGCCCCGATATATAGACCCCATGGCTGCGAATCACATTCTCTTTCATTTTCTCGGTGGACGTCCGTATGGATGTACGCACAAAGTCTCTGAACTTTGTTTGTTAAGTTACTGGTAGGTGTAATATCTTGTGTGGAAGTATACTCACTGCTGTTTGCAGCCTGGAGCAGCTGGACACATGGCCCCTCCTCTTGAGTGCTCCACTCACTGCGTTCAGTTGATCTGTATCTTCCGCCCGTGGTTTGTTGTGCTTGTGTTTTGTTAGCATTACACTACGACTCCGTGTGCATTAATATATTGGGGGCTCTTCTTGCTGCCACAAACTGTAATTTACCTTACACAAATTGCCGACTGGCTTGTTCTATGTGTGTTGTGAATTgctttaacttgttatggctgggggcaatattgagtagcttggatgaataaggtgcccagagtaaactgcctgctactcaggcccagttgctaatatatgaatatatatatatatatggatttggatagaaaccactctgaagtttctaaaactgttggaatgatgtctgtgagtataacagaactcatatggcaggcaaaaaccagagaagaaatccaaccaggaagtgggaaatgtgaggtttgtagtttttcaagtcattgcctatcgaatatacagtgtctatggggtcatattgcacttcctaagacttccactagatgtcaacagtctttagaaccttgtttgatgcttctactgtgaaggaggggggaatgggagctgaatgagtcagaggtctgccagagtggcatgagctgatcacgcgcgCTCAttcgttccattgcatttctacagacaaaggaattctccggttgcaacattattgaatatttatgataaaaacatcctaaagattgattctatacttcgtttcacatgtttctacaaactgtaatatgACTCTTCGTCTGAACTTTAGCCTGGACCTGCCCACCtgtcgtgagtttggattgtgtactaaacgTGAGAACAAAAAGtagatatttggacataaattatggactttatcgaacaaatcaaacatttgttATGGAACTGGGATtactgggagtgcattctgatgaaaatcaaaggtaagtgaatatttataatgctatttctgacttctgttgactccataacatggcggatatctgtatggcttgttttgttgtctgagcgcagtactcagattattgcatggtgtgctttttcggtaaagcttttttgaaatctgacgcagcggttgcattaacttcttcgatatagggagCGCTCTTTTAAttatttggataaaaaacgttcccgttttatacaagatattttgtcacgaacagatgctcgactatgcatataattgacagctttggaaaggaaacactctgacgtttccaaaactgcaaagatattatctgtgagtgccacagaactgatgctacaggcgaaaccaagatgaaatttcaaacaggaaatgccccagattttgaaggcgctgtgttccaatgtctccttatatggctgtgaatgcgccagggaATAAgcttacactttctgtcgtttccccaaggtgtctgcagcattgtgacgtatttgtaggcatatcattggaagattgaccattttacactacatctaccaggtgctcgcttggtgtcctccgtcgcaattattgcgtaatctccagctgcgtgtatttttccatttgcttctgAAGAGAAAcgcaactgccacgaatgatttatcatcgaatagatatgtgaaaaacaccttgaggattgattctaaacaacgtttgccatgtttctgtcgatattatggagttcatttttaaaaagtttggcgttgtaatgactgaattttcggtgggttttcttagccaaacgtgatgaacaaaacggagcgatttctcctacacaaataatatttttggaaaaactgaacatttgctatctaactgagagtctcctcattgaaatcatccgaagttcttcaaaggtaaatgattttatttgaatgcttttcttgtttttgtgaaaatgttgcctgctgaatgctaggcttaatgctatgctagctgtcaatactcttacacaaatgcttgtgtagctatggttgaaaagcatattttgaaaatctgagatgacagtgttgttaataacaaaaggctaagcttgtgagtgaatatatttctttcatttcatttgcgattttcatgaatagttaacgttgcttTATGGTTGTTTGAGGCTTGAGGCTCATTGTGCTTCATTTGAAACATTCTGTAGATTTCCATAGTGATTAGAGATTTAAGGTTTGCAGTGAAGCTCCGTTTGTATACCCCACACATTTGCTAGGCATtctgcctggtctctccctctgtggGTTCCTTCTATTTTTGTATACCAATACATACACCAATCAACATCTCACAGTTTTGTGTTGGCCGTTCTGAGTTATAGGATTAATCACATCTGCATCGCTGTCCAAGTTTTCAGGAAGAGGCGGGGACAGTTTCTCCAAGGTCTTAATCCCAACCTCATTCTTCTTCTGCGGCTCCTCCTCCTGACACAGGATGCTGTGGGGAATCACATAGGTGGCATTGTTTCTCTCCTTGGGAATGTGCCCTTTAGGCTGATACTGGGACGCAGGTGGCTGAGCTCCATTGTTGTTGATGCTCACTATCTCTATGGCATTGCTGCCCGGGCAGAGTCTGTGGCAGCCCAGCAGGATGGAGAATGCTTTGCGGAAGTCCGCGTTGAAGGCATATATGATGGGGTTGAGTGAGGAGTTGGCCCAGCCGAACCAGACGAAGACGTCAAATGTAGCAGGGCTAATGCAGAAGAAATCAGAGGTGCTGTTGGCCTCACAGAAGGGCACCATGCAGTTGAGGATAAAGAAGGGCAGCCAGCAGCATACAAACACCCCCATTATGACAGAGAGGGTCTCTAGGACTTTGGTTTCTCTTTTGAAAGACATCTTGAAGGAGCTCTCCGTCTCCATGTTGGAGTTGTTCCCCATACTGCACATGATGTCAAATGTTAGtgaataacaaacaaaaaaatattgcCTACAGAAGTTATGAGatgactctgtgttgtttgtttgAAGTAAATAACACCCTCATCCAAGTTTGTGGGCACGCCCCATCTACCTAGTGGACGTTTTCTGCATTCGTTATGAATGCCGGACTTTGTGGTTCACTATGAGCAGATAAATACACAGGTAGTTGAAACTTCCTGATTCTACCAGTGAAATGACAATGCACTCTTTATAGCTTGTGGTTTGGATCATTTTGATGTTTATTACAAAAACGTAATGTTATTAATATAGTAATGACTAAATGCTGTTGCAGAGCCAGGATGGAATTTCCCtttaacaaaaggcacatctcaatgTGGTCCAGGTATCCTTATGAAATGGCACAAATCTATTGCTCCTCTATTGATCCCGCAAGCAATGAGGCCGATGACATCAGAGGgcaccatcagaccaactccttgaatgACCTACTCCTTGAAGTTTGCATTTGTGTTTAAAAAACACACTTTTTTACCCTTAATTGTGTGTACATTATTGTATTTGTAAGTGAGATATTGTTTTTCATcgagaaaagtttttttttaattgcTGCAGTGGGTCTTTAACAATCAACAATTATTGTATTGCAAAATGCCATTATTGATGCAGATACAGCTCTGCCACTGGCAAACGTATAGGCTGACTGTCTGAAGAGAGCATGACATTAGGATTGGTACTGATGAGGGAATGACAGCCCATTGTTCATCACAGAAGCAGAAGCAATGAGCTGGCTTTCACCCATACTGCAAGTGTCAGAATCTATTTCCTTTTCTGTATCTGGCTGCCAAAATTCATCAAAGGCCACAGAACAAAACTAATACCACTCAGTGCTCTATATGAAGTAAACCACTTTGTGTGatttattgagagagagagagagagagagagagagagagag
The sequence above is a segment of the Oncorhynchus gorbuscha isolate QuinsamMale2020 ecotype Even-year linkage group LG16, OgorEven_v1.0, whole genome shotgun sequence genome. Coding sequences within it:
- the LOC123998859 gene encoding D(1)-like dopamine receptor; translated protein: MGNNSNMETESSFKMSFKRETKVLETLSVIMGVFVCCWLPFFILNCMVPFCEANSTSDFFCISPATFDVFVWFGWANSSLNPIIYAFNADFRKAFSILLGCHRLCPGSNAIEIVSINNNGAQPPASQYQPKGHIPKERNNATYVIPHSILCQEEEPQKKNEVGIKTLEKLSPPLPENLDSDADVINPITQNGQHKTVRC